A DNA window from Halobacterium sp. DL1 contains the following coding sequences:
- a CDS encoding transcriptional regulator: MTETWDDVNEHVKADWKDDTTPFERVYEIIEQTHDGQSAAEIADRALVSEPTARRHCKSLVNTGFAETQQDGQTTLYKRNSDRILMSRIRELREEANRTELLDGIKDMKAEIRRYEDRYDVVSPEELSQQLDAGETEGWDDLTAWRTTRQNLAVAQAALAYDEASHQLAV, encoded by the coding sequence ATGACCGAGACGTGGGATGACGTCAACGAGCACGTCAAAGCGGACTGGAAAGACGACACCACGCCATTCGAGCGAGTGTACGAGATCATCGAACAAACCCATGACGGGCAGTCTGCAGCCGAGATCGCCGACCGAGCCCTCGTGAGCGAGCCGACTGCGCGTCGACACTGCAAGTCGCTCGTGAACACGGGGTTCGCCGAGACGCAACAGGACGGCCAAACAACGCTGTACAAGCGAAACAGCGACCGAATTCTGATGTCCCGGATCCGCGAGCTTCGCGAGGAAGCTAATCGGACGGAGTTGCTCGACGGCATCAAGGACATGAAAGCCGAGATCCGACGCTATGAGGACCGCTACGACGTGGTGTCACCCGAAGAGCTCAGCCAGCAACTCGACGCCGGCGAGACGGAGGGTTGGGACGACCTCACCGCGTGGAGAACGACGCGGCAGAATCTCGCGGTCGCCCAAGCTGCACTCGCCTACGACGAGGCCAGTCATCAACTCGCTGTATGA
- a CDS encoding transcription initiation factor IIB, with the protein MAIRDIYETCFDENVQTKSNNQCPECDGRVTTNSVETVCEDCGLVIEESRIDQGPEWRAYDEDQRKRTGAPLTAARHDRGLSTEIGRWKDANGNELSGQKRQRLSRMRREQNRGRFQSKAERNLAHGLGEVRRLASALELSDSVRDQACQLFRSAQTEDLLRGRSIEAIAAASVYGACRCNRLSRLLDEVSEMARVEESRVANAYKTLNEELGLPAESVSPSMFVPRLASDLECPDAIRQRARTLAEQAEELGVTTGVHPAGFAAACLYKAAREEGRWLTQTEAADVANASTATVRTHRDTLAEQVA; encoded by the coding sequence ATGGCAATTAGAGATATCTACGAAACTTGCTTCGACGAAAATGTCCAGACAAAGTCAAACAACCAATGCCCCGAATGTGACGGACGTGTAACTACGAACTCGGTCGAAACGGTCTGTGAGGATTGTGGCCTGGTCATCGAGGAAAGTCGAATCGACCAGGGACCAGAGTGGCGAGCGTACGACGAGGACCAGCGAAAGCGGACGGGTGCTCCACTTACAGCGGCACGGCATGACCGAGGGCTGTCGACCGAGATTGGTCGCTGGAAAGATGCAAACGGGAACGAACTCTCTGGGCAAAAGCGCCAGCGACTGTCCCGAATGCGCCGGGAACAGAATCGTGGTCGGTTCCAGTCGAAAGCCGAGCGAAACCTCGCACACGGATTGGGCGAGGTCCGGCGGCTGGCGAGTGCCCTCGAGCTCTCCGATTCGGTGCGCGACCAGGCGTGTCAGCTGTTCCGGAGCGCTCAAACTGAAGACCTGCTTCGAGGCAGATCCATCGAAGCCATCGCCGCGGCCAGCGTGTACGGGGCCTGCCGCTGTAATAGGCTCTCCCGGTTGCTGGACGAGGTCAGCGAGATGGCCCGCGTCGAGGAATCTCGAGTCGCGAACGCGTACAAAACGCTGAACGAAGAGCTGGGCCTCCCTGCCGAGTCCGTCTCCCCCAGTATGTTCGTACCGCGGCTCGCGTCGGACCTCGAGTGTCCGGATGCAATTCGGCAGCGGGCCCGAACGCTCGCTGAGCAGGCTGAAGAGCTCGGTGTGACGACCGGTGTGCATCCGGCAGGGTTCGCAGCGGCCTGCCTCTACAAGGCCGCTCGCGAGGAAGGCCGATGGCTGACTCAAACCGAGGCTGCGGACGTGGCGAACGCCTCGACGGCGACCGTCCGGACGCATCGAGATACGTTAGCGGAGCAGGTGGCCTGA